One window from the genome of Montipora foliosa isolate CH-2021 chromosome 5, ASM3666993v2, whole genome shotgun sequence encodes:
- the LOC138002960 gene encoding uromodulin-like, whose translation MQEREVLKTSFLILGLQFYVYSHCLLLGADKCVTSIEGVSLLKHSYEQSVVHDMLECYNKCKADTLCQSLNFHRYQHVCELNNRTKSLNFQRDLVPYSNSFYLDNPHRAFLGSSPLQPAVSCQEIKDASGGQAPNGRYWLFSGGHENKPAVAYCDMEKGVVITCTGSRCKSGATCEYQGEGEYSCQCQKGFTGSHCETDFNECSSNPCLNGGTCIDVINGFNCTCPAYLTGDRCELGLGQECNSYILNQEIDRSVTHATIGSSQKCDETLATGWYRFNSTSGFKMPTTCIAPNKCNTHATGWLNGPHPSPKEGIVSRTVCFNWSGKCCNWQLVISVRNCGLFYVYNLTKTDTCKLRYCVTN comes from the exons ATGCAAGAGAGAGAAG TTCTCAAGACATCTTTTCTCATTTTGGGGCTTCAATTCTACGTCTACAGCCACTGCCTGCTCTTAGGCGCTGATAAATGCGTGACATCCATCGAAGGAGTTTCACTTCTGAAACACAGCTACGAACAATCTGTCGTCCATGACATGCTTGAATGCTATAACAAATGTAAAGCTGACACTCTGTGTCAAAGCTTAAACTTCCATAGATATCAACACGTCTGCGAGTTAAACAACCGAACAAAGTCTTTAAATTTCCAACGCGACCTTGTTCCATATTCAAACTCATTTTACTTGGACAACCCACACAGAG CATTTCTTGGCTCATCTCcactgcaacctgcagtttcgTGCCAAGAAATTAAGGACGCGTCTGGGGGACAAGCGCCTAATGGTAGATACTGGCTATTTTCGGGAGGCCATGAGAACAAGCCCGCTGTGGCTTATTGTGATATGGAAAAGGGAG ttgtcaTAACGTGCACAGGATCCCGATGCAAAAGTGGTGCAACCTGCGAGTATCAAGGTGAGGGAGAGTATTCATGCCAATGCCAAAAGGGGTTCACTGGTAGCCACTGTGAAACCG ATTTTAACGAATGTTCTAGCAACCCATGTCTTAATGGTGGAACGTGTATCGACGTCATCAATGGCTTCAACTGCACATGCCCAGCTTATTTAACTGGCGATCGTTGCGAACTTGGTCTCG GCCAGGAATGCAACTCCTATATTCTGAACCAGGAAATTGACCGCAGTGTGACACATGCAACAATAGGCTCATCACAGAAATGCGACGAAACACTTGCAACCGGCTGGTACCGCTTTAACAGCACATCAGGTTTCAAAATGCCAACTACCTGCATAGCACCCAACAAGTGTAACACACATGCAACAGGCTGGCTAAACGGACCTCACCCAAGCCCCAAGGAGGGCATTGTAAGCAGGACCGTGTGCTTCAACTGGAGCGGCAAATGTTGCAACTGGCAGCTGGTAATAAGTGTTAGGAACTGTGGGTTATTCTATGTGTACAACCTGACCAAAACAGACACCTGCAAACTTCGTTACTGTGTCACTAACTGA